TAGGTAGGAGCACGTCGTTCTCGTGGTGACGGGAGGTCCCGATGGCGGGGGAGCGGGGCGCGGTGGGACCTGGCGACGTCCTGTCGGCCTGCCCCCGTTTACCCCCCGAAAACCCCCGCCTGCGGTTGACAACCAGTGACAAGAACCGATCATTACTTGGTCGTGTCTGTGCAGCTCAGCGCCTATTTCTGACGGTCAATGACAAGTCGGGGTGGCTACGATTGGTAACAAGGGGTCGTCGGTTCGAATCCGGCCGTCCCGACGCAGGTGAGAGGGCTGATCCGGAAAGCGGGTCGGCTCTTTCGCCGTTTTGGGGACCAAGATCAGTCAAGTTGGAGTTGTTTGGCGCTGCTTGACCGTCGGTCAAGCTTCAGCGGCCAGTGTGGCCAGTGTGGTTGATTGCCGAATTCTTCTCTTGCTGTATCAAGGCGGCCCGCGAAGCGGGCCGCGCCGGCCCGGCCCCGGCCTGCTGGCGACCTCCGGCCGGCATCGGCCGGGCCGGCCGGCCACGTTGACGGACGACCAGGACCCTGAAGACCTCGGGGCTCCGCCCCGAACCCCGGCCCTCCTCAGAGATCTGCCGGGGATCTCCTCGACGTGCACCACGAGGGCTACCAGCTTCCCCGGACGGGGACAAGGTGGAGCGCCCTACCGGACGAACGACCTTGGCCCCGTCCGGGGAAGCTGGTAGGTCTGGCGACTGCCCGACGAGGAGATCTCGCTCCCTGCGGTTGGTACGCTGCGCGCCCACAAGAGGGGGAGGGACGTTGTGGGCAGATTCCTTGACCGGTTCCGCAAGCGCGCTGACCCGGTTGATGCCGAACCCGCAGAGGGAATGCGGCACACCACCAAGCTGTGTTCTTGCTGCGGGCAGCCAACGGATGTCCATGACCGGCAGGCCCGGTTCCGGCTGCCTGATCCTGTCCTTGACACGCGCATGCAGCACCGGGCACGAGGCGCCTGGCTGAGTCATGCGACCCCGGACGCTTCGGTGATGATGCAGGTTCCCGGGGTGGGCGCCTTCGTGCGGGCACTGCTCCCCGTGCAGCTGACCGGTGGCTTCAGCGCCACATTCGGGGTGTGGGTCGCCCTCGATCCCGCTGACCTCCAGCGCGCGTCCGCAGTGTGGTCGGAGCCGGAGTATCAGGACCTACGGCTCCAGGGTTGGCTCGCGAACGCCCTGCCGGTTTGGGGCCTGCTCACTGCCCCAGTCGAGTTGGAGGTGCGTGACCCGGAGCAGACGCCGTACTGCGCGCACAGTTCTGACCCCGGTCTGGCCAAGGTGCTCGCTGAGGTTTGGCCGCATGAGGATGTGCTGCCGAGGCTGCCATGAACTTCGTGGCGTCGACAGGGGAGCGGTCCGCATCTGGTCCGCCTAGCCCAGACTACGGACCGGACCAGAGGGCGACGGTGTGCCATCCACGTGCCAGTAGCCGGTACCCCGGACGGTCGCGAGCAGGCACGAACGAACGGTCACGCACCTGCTGGCTTGACGTGGGGCACCAGGCCCTTGTCGGCCATGATCTTCGCCCTTCCAAACTGAAGGTGTGAGTATGCGGTTGATCGACTTGGTGGAGCGCCTAGACCAGCTCCCCGATGAGGCGACGATCTACGCCGGCCGACCCTGGTCCCCGGAGGTACGCGCGGAGGCTGTGGTGGACGATGAGAACCAGCGCTCTGACTACCTGCTTGAAGTCAGCCTGGCGCGTGAGGTGCTTGAGGTCTGGTCGACGTGGCGCAGTGGCCGAACACCAAGCCCAGCCGAGGCGTGCGCTGCCGTAATCCACTACGCGGAATGGGACGCCTACTTTGCGGTGGAGGAGTAGCGGTCGCGCCCCCTTCACCGAGCGGTCCGCATTTAGTCCGCAAGAGGTCGACGGACAGCGGGGGAGCAGTGTGAGATGTCGAGAAGCATTTCCGCTGCTAGACCCCTACGCGCGCAGGTCGGCGGGGCGGGCATTTTGATCTCATAATCCCTCGGTTGCGGGTCGAGTCCCGCCCGCCCCACCACGCACCCCCTGGTCAGGCATGCTGCCCGCGACCCGTGCGAACCGCGCCGAGGTCCGGGCCAACGCCGTCAGTCCGCACACGCCAGTGACCGAACTACAAGCGGCCCTGGGAAGCTAGCGACGGCGCTGACGAGGCTCCTTCTGCACGTGATCAATCCGCCAAGTCATCCTCGGCGAGATAGCCAACACCGTCGCAGGTGGGGCAAGGCCCGAAAACGCTTCCCATTCCCTTACCCATGCCCGTGGTCTTCACCATGCCTGGAAGCCGCGCAACACCTCGGCATTCCGGACATCGACGATGAACGCCTTTGGCGCGAGACGAAGGCCGCTGTTCGTCCTGAAGATCTGGCTCCACCTCACGGATCATATGGCCGCAAGCGTGGCCCGTCTCAGTCCTCATCCGGTCCTCAAGAGGTCGAGCCCTGGCCGCTGACGCTGAGAGAGGCCGAGAGGGGTTTCCGCAGGCCAGGCGGGGTTGGGGCAGGTGGACCGTGGGTGGGTAACTTGATCTCGTAATGCGTAGGTCGACGGTTCGATTCCGTCAGGCGGCTCGGTACGGAAGCTTAGGTCAGAGACCTGGGCTTCGCCGTTCCCGAGGTCGACCAGGCTGCCGCCGCTGGTGCCAGTCCGCATCCCGCGCCGCGACCGCCTCGTTCGGGCGGTTGGCGACCGCGTTCAGGTCGTCACCGACCAGGCCCCCGTACAGTCCAGCGTTATCGACGCCGAGGCGTGCCCGAGCTTCCGCTGCACAGCCTTGACGTTCGCGCCCGCCGCCACGGCCAGACTCGCCGCCGTGTGCCGAAGATCGTCACGAGGGTTCCTCCGCTCGCCCGGTTTGGTCGCGGTCCAGGCTTCAGGTGTTCACCGGCCCACGGGCGCTGGGCTTCCATAAGCCATGACACGCAGGAAGACCACCACGATCAACAGAGGAACGATCACCCCGCCCACCATCCCGACGCCGAAGGGCCTGCGGCGTCGGCTGACGCAAAGCACCGCACCGGTGATCAGGAAAGCGGCCAGAATGCAGGGCGACAGCATGATGTAGAAGAGCCCGGTGTAGGCGGCGGCGCTGTCTGGTCCTGGGTCCGGGTCTGCCCTCTGCTCGGCACCGGCCTGGGCAGCGGCGAAGTAGACGTACGCGCCGCATGCGATGTATCCGAGAACAGATACGAAGAATCCGCCGGCTACCTTCGCCCACGTAGGCATTGACAGAGTATGACCCGAGCCGGCCGGGCCGACCGCCCCGGGCACAGCCGGCAGTATGCCAGGGGCGGTGCCCACGAGTGACCGTCCGAACGTCTGACCACGGACGACACCGGATCGAGTATGAAAAGCGAGCACGAGGTTGTACAGCCTTGCGTACAGCCAAGACGGCCGATGGTCGGGGATAAGAAGCGGCGGCAGCCGACAAACCGAGCAGGTCAACCGCAGCAGCCGACGCGAGCCGACATACCGCATGATCTTTGCAAGGCCGGGGCCGGGGCCGGTGCCCGTTGCGTTCCCGATTGGACGGTCGGCGGGAGTCAGCTGCGGTCAGGTTCGGTGCAGGGACCAGGGCGGGTAGCGCCGGCCAAGCCTGGTGATGGACCCGCGATGCGGCAGCGTATCGGCACTTCCTAAACCGGGGGCTGCCGTCGCCAGGTTCCGACATCCGACGCACGGCTCGGCGTTCAGATCTGGTGGCCAAGCCCGCCACCCCGACGCCGCCACGAGGTCAAGTTCGGCCTGCCCGGTGGGCCGCCACAGGGTGATCGTGCCGGAGTTGTCGATGGTCTACTCCTCGCCAATCGTGGTTGCGGGGTGGCCGTGCGAGCCACGCGTCCAACATTCTGGTGATCGGCCCCGAGCGTCGCCGTGGCCCGGCCGGCTCGGCCATCCGAAAGGCGTGCGCGAGCGGTCCCGCATGCGCTCATCTGCCGCTGTCGGTGCGCGATCGGCCGGGCTACAGGTTCCCGGACTCTGGCCAGTAGGACCAGTGCGTGTTGGGCGGCATGTCTGGTGCGTACCGTCTCACATCTCCTGTCGTCAACACGTCGGCGAGCTGGCGGCAGGTCATTGACTGACTGGGAACTGTGTCCTGGAGAAGGTCTGGGTGGTGCCACTGATCCAGCCGCATGATCTCTGGGATGTCGGCCGGGATCCGCCGCCGCAGCTCGACTTCGTCGGCCAGGAGCAGGTCCCGGTGGTCCGGGACGAGCCGGCGAAGCACGTCCACCAGATCCTCACCCCGCTCGGCGGCTACCGCGATCCGCCGGCCTCGTACCACAATCGACGTTCCGTGATAGATCTCAGGCTGGTCAACGTCCTCGATCTCGTCCCAGTTGTCGACCCGGCTCAGGAAGTCCTCGTTGCCGTAGCCCGGTTCGCCCTCGGTCAGACAGTTGCTGAAGACGTGAAGGACGTCGATGAGGTTGCCAGCCCTGGGCGAGTATCCCAACGCCTCAACGATGAGCGCCCAACGCTGCGCGTCTCGGTAGGCGTGAAGCCGGGCATCAACCGCGTAGTAGTAGCCGTGGCCCAGGTCCGGAAACATGAAGTCTGCGGCCGCGGTGTCGAGCTGGTCGAGAATCTCGGCGGAGCGCATGGTCGTGCAGTGTAGCCACGGGTTCTCCACCATGATCGGTGCGCGCATCTGCCGCTGTTCGAGTGGCGTGCACGGGGGCTGGCCTAGGGGGACGAGATTGGGTCATGGTGGGACCGAGCAGTATGCGCTCCCGCTGTCTGGCGCTAAGTTGAGACCTGGGATTCCGAGGAGGATTAAAGTGCCCAAGCGCGTCAACAACGGGCCGGGAGACGACCCGGACGAGTACTGGTTCGAGTGCGAGGACTGCGAGGGCACGGGGACCATAAACGTCCCAGGCGGACGGTGCCTTGCCATACCTGCAAGAAAATAGGTTCAGCGCGGACTATGAGCTACTCGAGCGGTTCGATGCAGTAGAAATTGAACGCGACTTCGAGTTGATCGCATCGTGGACCCTGTCGGCCGGACCCGGCGTTCCTGATCAGGTGACCACGACGTTCGGCCAGGACCACGCCGCTGCCCGCGCTGAGGAGGCTCGGATCGATGCGCTCGAAGGGGTCTGTAAGAAGAACGGCTCTGGCGCAGAAACGGTGGTCGGGGTGATTGGTCTACGCGAGCAGGATTCGCTGTCGTAGGAGGGCGAAGCCGGCTCGGCCGTACATTTGCCGTTTCAGGAGTTTGACCTTGGTGTTGGCGCCTTCCATGGGGCCGTTGCTGTAGGGCAGGGTCAGCCCGGCCACGACGGCGGGCAGGTCCATCCGAAGGCCGTGGACGAAGCCGTGCAGGGCAGGCAGGGCGTCGGCGTCGACAGCGGTCATCCACGCGTCGAGGTCCTCGCCGCGACGTCCGGCGAGCAGGGCGGCGAACTCACCGACCCTGCGGGCCAGCACGCTCAGTTGAGGGCAGGTGGCGAGCAGGTCGTGCAGGTGGCTGTGGTGATGAGCGGGAAGGTTCTCGGGCCTGGTCATGAGCCAGGAGACCAGGCGGCGCGGTGATGGCGGGGTGCGTTCGGCCTCGGCGCGGCCCTGGTTGAGGTAGCGGACCAGCAAGTTCGCGCTGCCGGCATAGCCGAGCTCGCGGATCTCGTCGAGCAGCCGGGTCACCGCAACCTTCGGGTCGTCGGCGCGCCGGCGGCGCAGATGATCCCGGAACGGGTCAACCAGCGTCTGCCGGTAACGCGGCGGCCGCTGCAGATCATCAGCGGTGCTCGCCCGGGCGTAACGCTTCACGGTGTTCAAGGCCCAGCCCAGCCGGCGGGCACACTCCAGCAGGCCAACGCCCTGGTCGAGCAGGGTATGCACGGCCGCATGCCGCTCGCGGGTGCGCTGATCCAGGGCCTGGCCTGGGCGGGCTGGGATGTCGTGCCAGCAGCGGCTGTGGGCGATGACGGTCTTCTCGACCGCCTTGGCCAGGTTGTTCCACAGGTGCCACCGGTCGCTGACCTGCACCGCATGCGGCGCGCCATCGCGGATGGCTTCGGCATAGGCGGCGGATCCGTCGCGGCAGACGACCTTCACCTGCGGATGCTCCCGCAGCCACGCGGCCAAAGTGGCCGCCTTGCGGTCAGGCAACACATCGACACGGCGATGGGTGACCGCGTCGATCAGCAAGCTCGCATAGCGGCGGCCCCGGCGCAGCGCGAAGTCATCCACACTCAGCACCGCAGGCACCGGAGCCTGCGAGATCGGCATGGCCATCAGCACGCGCAGCACTGTCGAACGTGAGATCCGCACGCCCAGCCGCGACAGCACCGCCGATCCTGCCCGGCCGGCCGCGACCACAGCCAGATCACCGACCAACCCGGTCAACTCACGGGTCCGCCGCGCCCACCGGTAGGTCAGCGCGGGCACCTGCTCCCGAAACGTGCGTTGCGGGCAGGACTCGGTCGGGCACAGCAGCCTGCGCACACGCAGATCGATGATCACACCCCGACCGCCGACGGGCAGATCCGCCAGCCGTCGTCGGTGATAGGCGTGCACCCGTTCCGCCGGCTGGCCGCACTGCGGGCACGACACCGCCACCGTCGGCGTCCGGGCCCGCACCCGCAAGACCGGGCCCTGATCCACCACCTCATCAATGACCAGCGAAGTCAGCTGCGGGAACAAGGTCTTGATCAAGTTACCGACACACCGGCGTCAGCCTTCCGCAAAGCGACAGACCACAATGGACCGGCCCACCACCGTTTCTGCGCCAGAGCCGTTTTCTTGACAGACCCGTTGCCCAGGGTCCGCCTGCGGCCTGTGCGAAGAGTTTCTGCTCGTCGCGGCCCGGCTGATGGTCGACGCCGAGTAGGTCGGGGAGACGACGGGTGATCTCTTGGCCAGAGCCGTCGGCGTCGTGGCGCCACCGCCGCAGGTCCGTGCGAGTGATCATGTTGGTCGCCCGGGCCCACGTCTGGATGTGCAGGTAGGTGTACGGCAGATCGGTGGTGCCGTCGGCCTGTGTGGCGTCGATGCTTTGGGCCAGGGCCGATCGAGGGCACGCTCGGCGTGGCCTCGAGTTGATTCCCCGGTGCTGGCGGTGCGGCTGGAGCCGGCGTCTGGTCCATGGGCGTGCCCGGCTGGCAGCCGGTGAGCAGGATGCTCCCGAGAAGACTCACGGCCATGCGGGGGATGGTGGCGATAGATCTGACCATAGGTCTCTGACTCCTTGCTCGTGTAAGGGCAGGTCGGGCCTGGTATAGGGGGGCATTGCACCGCCGAAGCGGCTCTGGTGTCGGGCGATATCGGGTGCTCAGCCGATCCGGCTCGACGTTGTAGGGCGGACGGCGACTGGGCGGGCGATGCGGCGCAGTGGCCAGAGTCGGGGCCCACTCGGCAGGTGCAGCGGCAGGCCGGCGAGGTAGCCGTTGGCCTGCAGGAAGTCCCGGGCGGGCTGATTGGTCACCACTGCGTCCACCGGGTAACCGAGCTGGTCAACGACTTCATGGTGACGAGCGAGCAGCTTCGCGCCGATGCCCTGCCTGCGGCGGTCCCGCGTCACGTACAGCCATGCCAGCCACTGATGCGGGGCATCGGACTGGTAGCTGCCCACCAATGCGCTGAGCTGCTGGAACCGGGGTAACGCCCGCCTCGTGAAGGTGCCCAGGTGGTGATCCGACAACACGGGCGCGTCGTCGGCTGGATGTCGACGCCACACCGCGACGCCGCTCATGTCCGGCAGCAGGTCGACGTCGCCCCACTCAACGGAGTGGTCGACTTCCATTGCCAGTAGTCCCTGGAAGACGGCTTGCCGCTCTGCCGGGTCGGGAACAAGCCACTCGGCCACCGGATCATCGGCGAGGCCTTGGGCCAGAAGAGCGGTGACCGCTGCCACATCGCCGGGCTGCCCGGGTCGTACGAGCAGGGTGTTCACCGCGGGGGTCACAGGGCCCTCCGGCGTGGGAGCGGTCCGCTCTCGGGAAAGCCCGTAGGCCGGGCGGCGTCGGGTTGCCCGCGCCACATCCGCCAGATCGTCGGCCCGGTGGTGGGAAGGATCAGCGGTGGCCCTGCTCGGTACCCGAGTCTGACGTACAACTCGCGGTTGCGCAGGTTGCTGGCCTCCAGGTACGCGGGCATGCCGAGCGCATCGAGCTGGCGGTGGTGGTGGCCAAGCAACGCGGCGCCGACCCCGCGGTTCTGCTGCTCGGGGCTGACGGCGACGTAGGCGAGGTAGTGATGTGGCTCGCTCGGGTGATACGCCTCGAACACCGCGTCGAGGAGGGAGAACTTTGGCGCGTTCACCCCGGTGGCCGCTTCCAGCACTGCCGGATGCTCCAGTGAGCCATTGGGCGGGGGTTCGGGGCGCGGGTACCAGATCGCGACGGCGGATAGGTCTGCGGTGGTGTCGACGTGGCCGTTGTCGAAGCCGTGGTTCAAGACCAGCTCGAAGTAACGGCGGTAGACGGCGCGGCGGTCGTTGTGGCCAGGGACCAGCCAGTCGGCTACGGGCCCGTCGAAGAACGCCTCGGCGAGGACGGAAATCAAATCCTCCGCGTCGCTGCGGCCTGCCTGGCGCACCGTGACGCTGGTGCCGATGTCGGTCATGGTCACTCCTGATGTAGGTCAGGCCGGCTGACGGACGGCGGCAGGGCTGCGGAGGGACGCGGTGGCGCTCTCCGCGCCGAGGCCGATGGCGTTGTAGACGTCCGGCTTAGCGGTGCGAAGGACCAGCGCCCAGGCCGCGCCGAGGAGGGCGACGATGGCGTACGTGGCAGGGAAGAGCCAGCGCAGCGGCGAGTGTGGGTGAACGCCGAGGAGGGTGTCGAACTCCTGCACGGTGACGGCGAGGATCGCCGCCAGCGCGATCGTGGCCATCAGCGGCGCGACGACGGCCCGCCAAGGCCCCTCGGTGTGTCTGATCCGGGCGAAGAAGCCGACCACCGCGGCAGAGGTCACGGTCATCAGGGCCAGGACGCCGAGGCCACCGGTCACTGTGACCCAGAAGAAGAGGTGCACGATCGGGTCGGCGTTCGCCACCGCGTAGCCGACGAGTACGGCCACCGCGACGACGCTCTGGACGATCGAACCGACCTTCGGCGCGCCGGTGCGGTGGCTGGTCCGACCCAGCGCGGCGGGGAGCACCCGCTCACGCCCGAGGGCGAACAGGTACCGGGCCACGGTGTGGTGAAACGACAGCAGGGCGGCGAACAAACTGGTGATGAAGAGGACGCGGCCGATCGTGACGAAGCTCGTGCCGAGGTGCGGCGCGACGAGGTTGAAGATCAGATCGGTCCCGTCCGCGCGGGCGGCTTCCACGATCCTGTCGGGACCGGTGGCGACGGACATGGCCCACGCCGACAGGCCGTAGAGCAGACCGGTGATCGCCACGGCGATGTACGTGGCACGCGGTACGGTCCGGCGCGGGTCCTTGGTCTCCTCGCTGAAGACGACGGTGCCCTCGAAGCCGACGAAACCCGTGATCGCGGTGACCAGTGCGGCGCCGATTCCGGCGGCGAAGATGTGCGACGGGGCGAGGGTGTCGAAGGTGACCGTCCCGCTGGCGGGGCGGCCGACCATTACCGCGTCGAAGACGAGGGCGACGGCGCACTCGGCGATGAGCATGACCGCCAGCACCTTGCCGTTCAGGTCGATGCGCAGCAAACCGAGAACGGCGACGACGGCCCAGGCGATCAGAGCGCACAGCCACCAAGTGGTGTCCCAGCCGTACTGGCTCTGCAGGAACTGGGCGAGGACCGCCCCGAACCCGCCGTACAGGCCGATTTGCATGGCGTTGTAGGCCAGTAGCGCAACCATGGCTGCGGCGACGCCGGCCGGGCGGCCAAGTCCCCGGGTGACGTAGGTGTAGAAGGCGCCGGCGTTGACGATCCGCCGGGACATGGCGACGTAGCCGACCGCGAACAAGGCGAGCACGGCGGCGACGACCAGATACGACACGGGAATGCCCGCCACACCGGTAACGGCGTACCCGGTGGTTGCTCCGCCGGCGATGACGGTGAGTGGCGCGGCCGCGGCGATCACGAAGAACACCACGGACGGGATTCCGAGTCGGCCGCGTGCCAGGACAGCCGTGACCGTGTCAGGTTTCGAGTGGGGCATGGTTTCTCTTTCGCCTGGGGGTGGTTTGTGAATCGCACATCAGGAGGTGCGGTGGCTGAGAACGCCTGCGCCGATGACGCTGTTGAGGTCGGCGAGGAGGTCACGTAGCGGTAGCCACGATTGATTGACCAGTTGGCGCAGGTGCGCCTGAGCGCTGTACGGCGCGCCGTCGAGCAGGGCTGTGTCCAGCTGGGTATGCAGCGTCAGGCCGGCCAGCGCGATGTCGAAATGGTCGAGCTGCCGGTAGTTGCGTACCTGCTGCGACAGTCGTGCCCACGACCAGGCGGCAGTGTTGATGTCGGTCGGCACGTAGACGGTGCGCTGTCGCCAGAGCCGGCTGACTTGCTGCTGTCGGAGGAGCCCGACCTGCCACATGCGTGTGGCGACCTGCTCGTAGGCGGTGGTGGCGATAAACGTCAGCCAGGTCCGGGTGTCGGTGTGCTGCGGCTGAGCGATCAACCGGTCGAGGACGAAGTGTTGCAGCCAATCCTTCGGCGGAAAGGTGTGGAGGACTTGGACCTTCCCGTGCTCGAACGTGATGCGGCGTTCGTAGTACAGCTCGATGAGCAGCGCGGCGGCGAGGCCCGAGGCCAGTCCAGTGTCGTAGAGCCGGGGCCGGCCGGTCTGGTCGTCGTGGGCCATGTAGAAGAACTCATCGGCGATGCGCGGGGATATTGCGGCAGCGGTACCGACGGCTTTCACAGGCCGATGTGGCGGTACTGGCTCGCTGTGGGCGGGCATGGCGTGCTCATCGGCCGCGCCTGGGGGTCTGTTCACCGCAGCTGGCCTTCCGGGAGTGAGTGGCTGGCGGCGGGAAGCAGCCCGAGCCGGCAGAGGAGGAATCGGCCTCCGGCGTGGCGGGTGAGCTCCTCCACCGCCCAGGCGTGCTGCTGGCATTCGTTGTCGCTGCAGTGGAAGCAGGCGCGGTCATCGACGTGCTGGATCACCGTCAGGCGGGCTGACTCGAAACGGTCGACGGGGCGAGCGCTTTCGTCGGTGCTGGTCACGGCGTCTGCGCAATCCGGCGTAGCGCGGCGACGCTGACGCGTAGCTCCATACAGGGCGGGTGTAGATCAACCTTGGGGTAGTCGCATTGGGGTCGGTGGCCGCGTACCCACATCCACTTTTCGCTGAGGTGCGCGAGGTCGGTGCGGAGCCAGGCGACGACGACGTCGACGTGCGGGCCAGGGGTTAGGTCCCGGCCGAGAGACCAATCGTCGGGGCCAAGCCTCAGCAGCGTCCCGGGCTCGGCGGTGGGCAGATTGCCTGGGTCGTTCATGGTGCGGGCTTCTCGTCGCCCTGAGGGTTGAGACGGATCTGCCAATCGGCAGGCACCCGATCAAGACCCGCCCAGAAGGCACGGTTTTCCGCAGCGAGCTCTTGAGGGGAGGGCTGGTCCGGGCCGGCCGCGCGGGTCCGGTTCCATCCGCCGTGGTGACCGAACAACGTCGCCGCGCCTTCGCAGTCGATGCCGAGCGGCCTGTACTGCTGACCGTCCTGTGCCGCGACGAACCACTTGATCCGTTTCGCCACCGTCATCTCCCCTCACTGGGTGGGTGCGCGGCCGGACCGTCCGGCCCTGGCCGCGCACCCGTCCGGCGGGTGCAGGGACCGACTCGCGCGGGGGACGCGACGGGCCCCTGCACCCTGCTTGCCTGGGTAGTGCCGAAGCAGGCACCTGTCCAGCTGGATCTCGGGCGATTGAGCAACCGCTTGGTGGGTCTGGCCCACTTGCGAACAACTGATTGCGAGTCAACGATCACGGAATGCTGTACGACTGGGAATGCCGACCTCTGGTCCGACCTCGTGTACCGACCTCCGTTCCGACCGCCCTCTGAGCTGCGAATTCATGGTTGTTTTGGAACCTCCTTCAAGATCCTTTCGCCGTTTGTCGGGGTTACATTGAGATCACCGAGCCGGCCGCATGGTCGACCGGCTTGAGACGAAGCCGTGGAGGCTGACGGTGACCAGACCCAGTCCGTACGTCCGGCGACGATGGCTTGGGCGCGAGATCAGGCGCCTGCGTAACGAGCACGGACTGGCCGCT
The nucleotide sequence above comes from Micromonospora sp. NBC_00389. Encoded proteins:
- a CDS encoding DUF2199 domain-containing protein, yielding MRHTTKLCSCCGQPTDVHDRQARFRLPDPVLDTRMQHRARGAWLSHATPDASVMMQVPGVGAFVRALLPVQLTGGFSATFGVWVALDPADLQRASAVWSEPEYQDLRLQGWLANALPVWGLLTAPVELEVRDPEQTPYCAHSSDPGLAKVLAEVWPHEDVLPRLP
- a CDS encoding DUF7003 family protein; translated protein: MRSAEILDQLDTAAADFMFPDLGHGYYYAVDARLHAYRDAQRWALIVEALGYSPRAGNLIDVLHVFSNCLTEGEPGYGNEDFLSRVDNWDEIEDVDQPEIYHGTSIVVRGRRIAVAAERGEDLVDVLRRLVPDHRDLLLADEVELRRRIPADIPEIMRLDQWHHPDLLQDTVPSQSMTCRQLADVLTTGDVRRYAPDMPPNTHWSYWPESGNL
- a CDS encoding ISL3 family transposase, translating into MIKTLFPQLTSLVIDEVVDQGPVLRVRARTPTVAVSCPQCGQPAERVHAYHRRRLADLPVGGRGVIIDLRVRRLLCPTESCPQRTFREQVPALTYRWARRTRELTGLVGDLAVVAAGRAGSAVLSRLGVRISRSTVLRVLMAMPISQAPVPAVLSVDDFALRRGRRYASLLIDAVTHRRVDVLPDRKAATLAAWLREHPQVKVVCRDGSAAYAEAIRDGAPHAVQVSDRWHLWNNLAKAVEKTVIAHSRCWHDIPARPGQALDQRTRERHAAVHTLLDQGVGLLECARRLGWALNTVKRYARASTADDLQRPPRYRQTLVDPFRDHLRRRRADDPKVAVTRLLDEIRELGYAGSANLLVRYLNQGRAEAERTPPSPRRLVSWLMTRPENLPAHHHSHLHDLLATCPQLSVLARRVGEFAALLAGRRGEDLDAWMTAVDADALPALHGFVHGLRMDLPAVVAGLTLPYSNGPMEGANTKVKLLKRQMYGRAGFALLRQRILLA
- a CDS encoding GNAT family N-acetyltransferase, coding for MNTLLVRPGQPGDVAAVTALLAQGLADDPVAEWLVPDPAERQAVFQGLLAMEVDHSVEWGDVDLLPDMSGVAVWRRHPADDAPVLSDHHLGTFTRRALPRFQQLSALVGSYQSDAPHQWLAWLYVTRDRRRQGIGAKLLARHHEVVDQLGYPVDAVVTNQPARDFLQANGYLAGLPLHLPSGPRLWPLRRIARPVAVRPTTSSRIG
- a CDS encoding GNAT family N-acetyltransferase encodes the protein MTDIGTSVTVRQAGRSDAEDLISVLAEAFFDGPVADWLVPGHNDRRAVYRRYFELVLNHGFDNGHVDTTADLSAVAIWYPRPEPPPNGSLEHPAVLEAATGVNAPKFSLLDAVFEAYHPSEPHHYLAYVAVSPEQQNRGVGAALLGHHHRQLDALGMPAYLEASNLRNRELYVRLGYRAGPPLILPTTGPTIWRMWRGQPDAARPTGFPESGPLPRRRAL
- a CDS encoding APC family permease, translated to MPHSKPDTVTAVLARGRLGIPSVVFFVIAAAAPLTVIAGGATTGYAVTGVAGIPVSYLVVAAVLALFAVGYVAMSRRIVNAGAFYTYVTRGLGRPAGVAAAMVALLAYNAMQIGLYGGFGAVLAQFLQSQYGWDTTWWLCALIAWAVVAVLGLLRIDLNGKVLAVMLIAECAVALVFDAVMVGRPASGTVTFDTLAPSHIFAAGIGAALVTAITGFVGFEGTVVFSEETKDPRRTVPRATYIAVAITGLLYGLSAWAMSVATGPDRIVEAARADGTDLIFNLVAPHLGTSFVTIGRVLFITSLFAALLSFHHTVARYLFALGRERVLPAALGRTSHRTGAPKVGSIVQSVVAVAVLVGYAVANADPIVHLFFWVTVTGGLGVLALMTVTSAAVVGFFARIRHTEGPWRAVVAPLMATIALAAILAVTVQEFDTLLGVHPHSPLRWLFPATYAIVALLGAAWALVLRTAKPDVYNAIGLGAESATASLRSPAAVRQPA
- a CDS encoding GOLPH3/VPS74 family protein — encoded protein: MPAHSEPVPPHRPVKAVGTAAAISPRIADEFFYMAHDDQTGRPRLYDTGLASGLAAALLIELYYERRITFEHGKVQVLHTFPPKDWLQHFVLDRLIAQPQHTDTRTWLTFIATTAYEQVATRMWQVGLLRQQQVSRLWRQRTVYVPTDINTAAWSWARLSQQVRNYRQLDHFDIALAGLTLHTQLDTALLDGAPYSAQAHLRQLVNQSWLPLRDLLADLNSVIGAGVLSHRTS